tctttctgcCACATTTTTGACAAGTATCGCGTCGCGCGAGGTTGCTACATACACGTCGGAGATGAAGTGGCCGATGGCGATCAGCCTTGGATCTTGTTCGGTGTGGGCAGTGTGTTTGTGCTGCGCAAAGTCAAAACCACTTTCAGGCTGATATGTAAGGCCAGGGTAGAAGGACCATCACGCAAGGAGTACGTTGTGGGTTCGAAGACTTGTAAGCCAGAGCGTGTTCGTATCAGCTAGGCAGCGTTTGCGCTACCTCCTTGTAACCTTTGACATAGCCGCGCCTCGTTTCCAACTCTCGCTTCTATAGCCGACCGATTTAAAAGAAAACGTCTCGTAGTGGCAGACTGGTTGGAGACCTACAGTTGCTATTTCATCAAGGAAGACGCGATGCACTTCAGGTGTCCGCAGTTTCCATCAAAATCAAGAAACTACCCGCTAAGCCTCGTCCGTCTGCCTGATAACAAAGACTTCACAGTGGTCAAGGAGTCCCCGAGCGAGGACAAAAAAAACCTAGCATCTAGCAAGTCCAGTTCCCCGACAAAAAGAACGTTTTCGTGATCCCAGACTTGCTGGGCACGGAAGCTAGTGTCGCTTCTGTGGATCGAACACAGTACCTCCAGATTTCAATGACTGAGACTTCAGTCTGGCGCTCTCCCAAGTGAGCTAAAGCGACTGGATTGGTTTGATGACTTTATCTCAATTATTATACAATATATTGTATAGCAAATTAAGCTCCCTTGCTTTATATGTCCGCTCGTGTGCATTTATCGCAAGGTCTGCACGTGCTCTGTGCGGGGCTGGAAGCGGGGCCCGGCAGAGCCCGACATGTTTCCGTAATTGGACGTTCCGGATGACTGTTAGAGGACAGCTGGTGACTGCATTGCAGCAGGACTCCATGTAAAATGTTCTTGGTTCACGGCGATGCAGTTTTGGCCTCAGGCGTTACTCCTCTTGATGCTATACGAAGATAATTCAACCGTCACTTGTCTAAGAATTTATGAGGGATATAAGGTAATTGAGCTGTAACAGTCCAATGAGAAGGCAACTCTGCTGTGGTGCGAAACATCTGCATTCGCTGCCTGCCTGCAACTATTAAGACTGAGCATCACTTCGTCAAGTAGAGTGCTTCATGCTTTTGACCAATGCATTGACGCTGTAAACCTATACACTCTACGCCCAGGTATCATGACTTGTCGACTTTTCTCCTCCTAACTCCTTGCTGTTGTCTAATGGTATCTTATGCTCTCATCATATTGCAAACGCCTCCACATGCCACTCCCCAAAGGTATTGCACAGCCTAGTCAGGCCACCCTTGTCTGCACTTATTTCGCGACACCGTCGGTCTCGTTGAAGCAGTCGGCAAACTGCTTGCTGTGCTTGTTTGAAGCGTGTTCAGTGAGCAGCTTGCGGTTTGTGGTGCTCTGGAAGGTCTGGAAGCAGGTCTTGCACTTGACAGTCTGGGCGGCAGAGTTCTACATTCAGTTAGTATGTGTGCTTGATGCGAAGAAGCCTTCGCTATACTGAGCGGCAGATCAGGAGAGTCGTACGGATTTCAGCTGCGACTTGGCCTCCTTGGGACCGGCATCGCCCTTGCGGTCGCGCTTCTGCTGTGCTCTACAGTGTTGTCAGTAAAGCCCCACTTTTTTCACTGTCAGACGCCGTACTTCGCTCCGTTGCCCATGTTGTTAGTTGTTGAGGGTTAGTCGGTGATTGTAAGTGCAGGTAGGAGTGATTGTTGCTCGGGCTGTGAGGTTTTCTAAGAGTGTGAAGCGTGGCAGCCGTGGTGAGACTTTTCGTATCGGCGGTCTAGCCACTTGACAGGAGGTGGGGCAGCGCTAGTGAGCGTTTGGTTAGGCGGCCGCATCCAGATGGACCCTTTCATGAGAACAACCACTTACTCCGACTTGACGATGCGCATTCCATTTGTGCAATCCTGCTGCCTCAGCACGCTACTCGCATCATGACATCGTGTACAGCTTCATGCCTGAAGCACCATCGGCCCGACGCCCACGTTGCAGGCCCCTGTGGCAGGCGCGACATGATCCTGTCTCAACCAGCGAACGAAATGTTATCGACGGGTCACCAACTTTGCTACTATATACTGTGCGACTTGTGCTCCTGCCATCACGGTTCTCCTTGTGCCTTGAATGCTTTCCTACTCTTAATCTTCCTAAGCTCTGTCCTGTTCTCTGCTCTGTCCCTTGCACTCCATTCATCCACCTACCAATAACATGGGTCATCATCACGTCCAAGTATCTCGCAAAACGCGGTTGAGAGCTGTCATAGCCATATCGTTCTGTTTCTTCGTCGCTGAAATCTCTGTCGGCTTTTACACCCACTCGCTGGCCCTTGTGAGCGACGCATTCCACTACCTCAACGATCTAATTGGCTTCATCGTTGCCCTGGTGGCAGTCCAAGTAACGGAGCGCAAAGATGCACCACAGGACCTTACCTTCGGATGGACACGAGCACAATTACTCGGTGCCTTCTTTAATGGCGCCTTCCTTCTTGCTCTGGGTTTGAGTATTGCATTGCAGTCCATCGAACGCTTCATCTTCCTCCAGCACGTCGAGGATCCGAAGCTGGTGCTCATCGTAGGATGCATTGGTCTCACACTTAACCTCATCAGCGCTGCCTTTCTCCACGAGCATGATCACGGCGATGGACATGGGCATAGTCATGCACACAGCCATGGTCAACCCGCTCACAATCATGATGACGTTGAGAGTCTTTCGACAGTCTCCATGCAAGACCACCACCTCGAGCATCTACATCTTTCCCTTGCTCCTTCTAAGCACGGCATGGACCTTGGTATCCTAGGTGTCCTTATCCACATCCTCGGCGATGCCATAAACAACATCGGAGTCATAATCTCCGCCCTCATAATCTGGTTCACCCACTCGCCCTCACGCTTCTACGCCGATCCAGCTGTGTCAATGTGGATAGCGATCATGATCCTCATCTCCGCGATCCCACTCACGAAACGCTCCGGCAAGATCCTTCTCCAGTCAGCACCCCTCGGCGTCAAGATCGAGGACGTCAAGCACGATCTAGAAAGCATACCGGGCGTACTGAGTGTGCACGAACTACACGTGTGGCGCCTCGACCAAAGGAAGGCGATCGCGAGTGCCCATGTCGTAGTCAGTAATCCGGACGTGGAGAGCTTTATGGGGAAGGCAAAGGTCATCAGTGAGTGCCTGCACGCCTATGGAATTCACTCGGTGACGTTGCAGCCTGAGCTTTCGGTGCAGAGGGTGTCAGATGATGAGGCCACAGAGGTGGGCTCTGCAATGACCACTGCAAGACTGAGCTCGGAGAAGTGCGGTGTGCCATGTGGGAGTGTGTGCGAGGAATTGAAATGCTGCAAGTAATCAGTACGTTAGTCATATGGTTCAGGATTGCTTAGTCCCTTTTCGTGTATCATTCAGCATGGCTAGTCTCTTGTGTAGCAGGAAAAGCCGCATATGGGCAGTACTCCTTATGAACATGCTCGCTGGAGTGGCACTGGGTGTATGCTTTTGACAAACGCTTCGTTCAATGCTAAGCTTTTGGTCATACCAGACCGTAAATCCATAATCTACATACCTCACATCGCTGATGGGATATCTCTTCTCAATCATATCGGGGCCAAAGCTACTCTGTACTTACAACGTCTCTTTCCATCATTTACTGTGTCTTCTTCGCGCTCTTCTCAGATGGCGCGCTGTACAACCAGACAGCTACAAATGCCAACCAGCCGGCAATGGTAACCCAGATGCCACCAATCCAGACCCAAGCACCGCTGATCTGCCAACTCCTTGGCCACTCATCGTGAGCAAAGTGCCTGACTGTAACCTGTCGCTTCTCGTCGATGTTCGTGACGAAAGGTCGACGGTAGTTCACACGGAAGTTGAAGATACCGTGCTGATCGGGGGTCTTGAACGCTACACCAAAGACGGTGGAGTTGGCAGTCTGCGAGATAGGGGAGAGGTTGAGGCGGTGGAAGGGCGAAAGCATGCTGAACTCGAGCTGAATATTGTCGTTCACGGCGGGGACGAAGGGGATGAGGCGGTCGTTAGAGTATTCAGAAATCTCCACCTGGTAGTGCTGTGCTGTTGTTAGCTCGAAGCTAGGCTGTGGCAATGGAGTAACGTACCACATCGCTCTTCACGCGGTAGATGGTGGGGTTGCTCTCGGGAATGCTGGAGTTCAGCTTCTTGCTAGCACCGTCATCCTGATAGTGGATGACCTTGCCGACCTTCAGGACACCAGTCTCCTTGAAGGCCCATGCGGACAGCTTGGTAGCAAATTCGCGGTTGgcagttgttacagcctTATCGCCTAGCTTGGCCTTCTCAGCGAACCACTTGTTTTGAAGCAGCTCAGCTGATCCAAGAACGGTCAGGCGTGCCGAGTTGTGAGCCTGTATGGCGGAGACGATGCTCAGCTGCTGACCAACAGCGAAGGGGTCCTCCACAGCCTCAGCCTCGTCCTTGGGGTTGTAGCTGTATGCTGTGCTTGGTGCACGGAGAATAGGAGAGAGAAGAGGGGAATCGTTTCCGAGGACTTGGCCAACTGCGCGGGGGACTGCGATGTGCCCCTCTCCACCGAAGTAGTTCTGAACACCTGACCTGAGCGCAGCGGGAAACGGAAGTAGTAGAACATCGTGTTTGTCCGCTGCGGACACGGAGTCGTAGTTGAAGTGATCGACGATCAATGCACCCTTGTCACTGGGGATGTTGATGTCGAGCTCGAGGAGGAGAGACTGTACAGCGGTAGGGGTGGCTTGTTCGCTGGAGAGCGCGACAAGGATGTTCCCGTCCTTCTTTACGAATTCGAGGAGACTGTTGGCGGTCAGAGCTGGGCCGAGACCCTTCGACTTTGCGGGGAGCAGGAGGACGTGGTCGTAAGTTCGCTCGTCGTGCTTGAAGAGAGCGACCTTGTCACCCTTGGGCGATTCAACGGTCGTGTGGAAACCGCGGGCTATGGGAGAAGTCAGCAATGCTCTGGCTATTCCACATTCTCGTTGACAGTGACTCGAGGTTCCATTCGAGCTGTCTTGAAGCCAAGTTGCGAGCTTACGCGGCTTCAACTTTGTCGATCTTGACAACCGAAAGCAAGAGTCTAAGAGACTTTGCAGAACGCCAGGACTTGACTGCAGCTTCCAAGTGCTTCCTACAACGAAAGATGCACTCACCTGTCAGATCCTCGAGGAACACGCTGTACTTCTCGCGCTCGGCCTGCTCGTCGAGCACAACCAGCAACCTGTTGCCTGTGAAACTCGCCGCCTTCACCACGGCAGCAATGGCCAAGACCACGAATGAAAGTAGCCACCTCATGATCATGAATTGGCGAAGTAGGACTTGACACCTTGGGCGTACGTAGACAGCTACACGTAAACGTATGCTACGCCAAGACAGTCGGCGCGGAACATCCACCAACGCCGATTCACGGCGGGCTAGCCTGAGCTCCGAGCAACCTCACGTCGAGACTCGTAGCGACACGACCAGCAATTCGAGGCATTGAGGCCCCTACACACACTGTACGCACCCAAGACCACCTCACGGATACTTATCCGCTCGCTCTTACTCACGAGAAACAGCAATACCGTCAAAATGTCCGGCATCCCGCCCTCCCCCCGCTTCTACCAGCAGCCGCTGCGCTACCTCAAATGGGCCTCGTTCAACAAGCCTGCATACTTCTACAGCATCGTCGTTGGCTGCGCTGGCCCTATTCTGGTCTTCACCGTACCATCGATCAGGAGGTACCTGGGCGAGGAGCCGATTCCTAAGATCCCGTTGACATACCCGATCCCCAAGGGCCAAAGACCAAGGCCAACCGGATTTGACGATGAGTAGAGACAAAGGACAAGATGAGGGACGTGAGGCAGAGAGAATCAGAGGGATTTTGAATGCGCTACAACATCACTGGTGGAACGGGCGCGGAGACTACAGCATGTAGAACAACTGGGGAGAATTCAATACACTGTACAAAGAACAATTTCATTTCTCAATATCATGTGTTAGAGCAAGCCGTATCACTAACGCCTGCAAATCCTCGTCAAAACCAAGTTGGAGCCTCATTGTGGTCCGCCATGGCTATCGTTTTGAGTCTCGAAGATCAAGCCTGGAGGGCCTTTTCCTCTGAAAGATTGCCAATTGCGCCCCCAAATCCGTAGCCTGGTGGCTACAATACGTCCAAGAACTTCAAATCGCTACCGATTGCAAGGTTTATAAACTTCACTCTACTCGTACCTCATACGTTTGCCCGTCTCACTCTCATACTCAggctccaccaccaccaccacctcctcctcctcactGTACTCCAACTCCTCCTGCCTTTCTCCACTAAAACTCCTCTGCAACTTCCTTACGGTTTCCAGGTTTGACCTTGCAATCTCGTTCCCGCCTAGCTTGTACGTTCTCTTCGCCGGCATAACTCTTGTCTCCCGCTCCTCTTTCAACCACGGGAAATCGTCCCTTGCGAACTCCGTGCAGGTCAGATACTTGACTGGAAAGCGGTGCACGTCGAGCTGACAGTGACTCCTTAGCACCTTGCTATCGTCAACAACCTTCTTGATGCACTCTTTGAATTCGTACAAATGGTTTTCAAGCACGTTCATGGCTTTCTTGGTCATGGGGAAACGGGTATGAAACTGATTGATGACTGATTTGTCCATGTACGCGTCGCCGCCATTACCAAGTGCGAAGAACAGCTCGTACCCGCAGTCTGGAGCATCTCGACCTTTGCCCGTGATGAGGCGTTGAGAGACCCAGTGACGGAAGAAGGTTAGTGCCATCCACACCAGGATGTCTTTTCCATAGGATTCGCGCTTGATAGGCAGATCTTCAGAGGGGAGACGTATGACCTGTGGGTAATGCGAGAGAACACTGAGTTCGAGGCTCTTGCACTTCTCGAGGAGGATGTGGTGGTAGTTTTCGACCAGGCCGCGCACACTGGGTATATCACGGAGACGGTCGATCATGTTGTATTTGGTCTTGAAGACTTTCCAGTTACCAACGAGGTGTACGACGCACTCCCTGAAGATCAGCTCGCTACGAATGCGATACGCCAATTCGATCCAGGCATACGGCACACCCTGGATCGCACGAAAGAGATCTTGGCCGTGTTTGAAGAGCGCGACTTCGATTGGCTTAGAGATTAGCCCGGTACAGCCAAGGTAATCCGAGATCTGAAGAAGCTGATAGCAATCGAACAGGGCGGCGGACATATCCGTGTCGTCCACAGCAAGCTCCTTGTTGTAAAAGGCGTACAAGATTGATTCGTAGTTGGCAAATGCCTGATTAGCTTGAGGTATGCGGCCATTTTCGTTCACAACCAGGCCTGAACGGCCATCCGCGCGCTCGCCCGTAGATGTGAGCTCCTATGGAAAATCAGCTCTCGAGCCGTTTGATTCCACGGAGATAATCCATCAGCCATGACTACGTACCACGAGTTCAAGATGGCCAGCAGGAAATTGTTCATCAGGTAGTCGTGTGAGCTCAACCATCCAGCGTATTTTAACCCCGGCACTTCTGGCACGGCTACTGAGCTTTGCAGCATTGCGCTCGCTCAGCATCTCAGCGAAGAGGGTGGAGTTCCTTGCGAGTGTGCCGGAGTGAAATTTGTAACGGCGTTTATGACCGAGGATGATCTCAACATCTTCTGCTTGGTTCATTGTGGCAGCGTGGGAACCGATGTAGTTGCCTGCAACGCTGTAGGTGGTCGAGAGCGCGGCGTCGAAGGTATTGCTGTGAAAGCTAGAGGAGAGAAGGCGTAAGTGTTGTTGAAAGGAAGGTACTCCAACGTGGCTGGAAGGAGGCTTAGCCAAGTGAGAGAGTAGGCGCGGCGCGCTGCTGTTTGTAGACGGTGGCACGTGTCGAAGGTGAAGGCACGACTTGAGACTCAGTACTGTGACGTGAATACCTGTCACCGCAGCAACGAAAGTGAATCTAGCCAAAACAACTGGAGTCGGAAGAAGAACATCAGGTAATATTTGGATGTTGTAAGCCAAAGTTTGTATTCTCCAAGTCTCCATTCTCTGGGAGGTTTAAGATCAGAGATAAATACGGCCAAGACCTCCCAGTCACTGGCATCTTACTATGACGTGTGCAGATAGACTATGTGGTTTCATAGAGCAGCATGTTGATCTTACTCACAGATTCATAGAGAGAAGAAAATATGATCAATTACTGGACGATATATCCGTGGCATCAATGACAGTCCAGTGGTGACGTGGTTTGTGCATTTCCTTCTCCTGAGCTTTACTTCTCAATCCTGATTCCCTCTTCACTACTCTGCTCCGTGGCAACATTCCTCTTCCTGCCATACCAAGTCTTGTTACTCCTCTTCTTGGGTTCTGTCCTCGCGTCGAGCGCTTCCCTGAAGCATAGTCCAGGGTGGAAGATGTTCAGTGCCAACACCGCAGCGACAATGACAGCGCCCTCCAAGCCAATGAAATATCTCTGTGTCTTGATAAGATGTCCATTCCACCCTTCACTCAGTTCTGCTACCCTGTATACGCATCGCGTAAAGATGCATAGCGTTGCGAAAGAGAGTGCGATCAGAAAGCCCTTGAAATGCCACGAGTTGCGCAGCTTTGCGTGCCTCGGATCCAGCGCGTCTTGACCAAGCTTGCGAATGCGGCCGATGGTGCGAGTTGCAAAGTCGAGTGCAAGGACAATGAAGATAAGTAGTGTGACTACCTGGAAAGCCAGACCGGCGATCATGATGTTGTTGCCTAAGGTCGGATCTTCATTCTGGTGGGTCTTTGCACTGGCGATGCCGCCGCCGAGGGCCTGGAGGACTAAAGAGGCGACATCGCAGGGAATGAAGATGCGAGGGTAGGAAAGTGGCTTGATGCGCGAATTTTCGGAACCGAAGGTACTGACGATGCGGGAGAGGCATAGATAGATACCAGCTGCAAGGAATGCTGGGGCGATTGTGAGGCAGATGATCTGGATCAGGAAGGGGTTCTGTAATTTGTGAGCTGCGAATCTTCAGACATGCGATCCCAGACTCGCCAACGTACCTCAGTGAATCCATCGTTGTAAGCCAACACCCTGCCGACGTAACCTATTACTTCCAGCGCGCATCCGCAGACCATGGCAATCGTGAAGCCAAGCCATGCTTTGTTGAGGAATCCTTGGCCAATGTATCCCAGAGTTGATATTCCAAGCAGAATCAGGAATGCAAGATTCGCTCCAAGAGACGGACGATATCCCCAATACGATGCGCTGAGCGGGCAAGTGTCGTAAGTGCAGTGGCTGCGGTAATCTTGGATTGCGCTGCGGTCGTTGTCACTTGCTCGAGCCGCCAGTATCGAAGCTTCAAACAGCGTCTTGTAGGCAAAGGACGCCATTATGATCGCCCTTGGAATGTGTGTATTGGAGTTTAGGCAGCGAGGGGGCGAAAGAAAGAGCGACCTTGGACAGCGTCTAAGACACGCGTGTCAGGCCGACGTCAGGGAAAGAGAAACTGAATGATAGATATTACAATTGAAATAAAGCCCAAACTGAACAAACGTAAAGCCGCGATACCCTACTTAAGACATTTGCCAATTGCCAACCTCCTAGCACGGGGTTAAGCACATTCAAGCGCTTGGGCAAGCTTTGTAATGCTGTGGCGTGCCATCGATGAGACTTTGATACCACGCTTCTGTAACCGAGATCTATTCTCGCCCCTTCAACCCGGTTTATACGGCAGGATCGCTGCGATTATTGGTGCGTTGGTCAGAATTTGTGGCCTGAACACGCCGCACCAACATGCGGTCATGTCGGCCAACCCAGCTCGCTTGCCGGAGTGGATCTGAACGCGCGAAGATTCGTTCCGAGCATGCGCCTAAAACGGCAATTTGATCGACAAGGCTTTCACAAGGTTGCGGATGTATAGATATCAAACCTACGGCGTACTGCCATCCCTCGCTTTTCTGTCCTCTCCTACGTCTTTGAACGTCGCTCAGTGGTGCGTGCGTGTGGTACGTCGTGAAGGCACAAACACGCCGCCTGATATGGTACCTAGCGCTTGATAGGGCACCTAATTGATTTCAAGAATCGTGTATTGGAGGTGGCTGCAGGCAACAGTTGGATGCTCGGGACGTTGGACCGGCAGTGCTCAGCCCGTGTGCTGGGTCTGAAACTGACAGCGGCAGGCGCCCACGTCGACAAAGCTCCTTGCAGGCCACCCAGAGCCTCTTTGGCGCGCTCAAAAGACACTATCTTCCGGTCGTCAACAGTGTCATGGCGCGATCGTGTCGAGATACTCAATTGACGAGCTGCCTTGCCAGCTTGAGTTCTCTCGCGCTTTCGTAACATGCCGGCGCACGGCTCATTTCTAGTTCTGCCTGGCTTCGTCGTGCACCGCTCTTCTCAGCGACTTACAAAAGAGGTAATATGCGCCGAAGCCTTTTCATCACTGTCATCGTCACCTGTGTCTTTGTAATGGCGTGTTACGCTGTCTGAGAAAGCACTGTAAGTGTAAGAGAAGTGGTTGAAACTTCTAGTTCGCGATTTTGCAGAAGCTATGGTgagagaagaaagagaataaTCCCTGTGCGATTCTTACACTCTCTACATAAAGACATCAGCTTCTACAATAACACTACGGATACAAGCACCAGTATGAACCCCAGTAATGGACCAGTTATGGGAGAGAGAGTCGTCAGCTACTGTTAAGGTTTGTGGCGCTTAAAAGCTGAGGCAAGCCACAGTGCGAACAGGAGGATTCAGCTCAAGCGGCTGAGAGAACCTCAAAAGGTTTGTGTGTGAGATCAGTTCTTAGCATATGGATCATTGCCCTTATCGGGAGCAGAAACGTATAGTTTCTGGTTACACATTTGAAGATCCAATCGACGAATGAGCATGTTTACCAACGGGGGCACAGAAGATACTTGTCATCACGTGGGACTTAGTCTGGCAGGTCGATGTTACGAGGTTAGCATGCACAGCACGATTTCGTATTGATTTTCAGCTCCGAGATCCACATGGCTTGCAGCTGCCTACGATCTTGCCAGGGGCATCTCAGTAAGTCCGGGCTGAGATGCATGCTTTAAGGCTGACCCGAACATCAGCTTACTGTGTTGCTTGACATTCAACGCCTCGGTAGTCAGAAAGCTGTAGGCCAATGAGGGGCCTATCGATGGCTGCTGACATCTACAACATCTTCTTGTGGTTCTCCGGAGTACTGAGAAGAGCGGTCAGGTCTTCTAAAATTCGATGTTACAGCCAGCCACACGTAAATTTCCACTTTCTACCAGTGTTCCGCTCCCAGATCTCTTTACTTAGCCGCAGCATATGCGGAGAAGGCAAAGACCTGGCCTCCCCGAATAGCATCATCAGCCACTTTCTGTGAAACCTACACTAGGAGTCTGCAGAATGGGAAGCCATCAGCTGTGCTTGTGCACTGCAGTGAGTGGTGTAGCTTACAGTATACACTAGTTCTCTCTGATCAGCTGGAGCTGACAAGGTGAGCATCATGGCTCTCACTGAGAAAGTGGAGCTTAAGTAGACACGCTTGTGCCGTTCGCACATATCTGATACTCCCTCCAACCCCAAGTCTCTGAATTGAACACCTCATCCCAAAGCCGATAATGAATCCCCTCAAAGTAGAAGACCTTGGAGGTATTCAAGGAGACATTCTGCTCAATGGCTTGCCCAAGAAGGCCGAGATATTCTGCTTCTTCACGATCAGAGCTGCACAGGGATTCTGTCAGAACATCCAAAAAGTAGCCAATTCGAACATCGCGACTGGAAAAGATATCAAAGATCTACGGGAGCAAATCAGCAAGCTCGACAAAGGCAATATCATCGACGTAGCAAAGACCAACATTGCTTTCACTTCCAGAGGCCTGACAAAGGTAAGCAACCACGATCAGGAAGTGTTGGCTACAAGCTAACGGACACAGCTGGCCAATGTTCAGACGTCACTTCAAAACGGCATCAGCGGCCTCCAGAACTCTGCGCCGTCATTCGTCGGGGGCATGCAGAAAGATTCGGAGCGGACTGCTTTGGGAGATCCGGTTTTCAATAATTGGAACCTCAACCAGAATGGCGGTGGACCCATCGATGGTGTCCTGAT
The window above is part of the Ascochyta rabiei chromosome 1, complete sequence genome. Proteins encoded here:
- a CDS encoding oligosaccharyl transferase glycoprotein complex, beta subunit, which gives rise to MIMRWLLSFVVLAIAAVVKAASFTGNRLLVVLDEQAEREKYSVFLEDLTARGFHTTVESPKGDKVALFKHDERTYDHVLLLPAKSKGLGPALTANSLLEFVKKDGNILVALSSEQATPTAVQSLLLELDINIPSDKGALIVDHFNYDSVSAADKHDVLLLPFPAALRSGVQNYFGGEGHIAVPRAVGQVLGNDSPLLSPILRAPSTAYSYNPKDEAEAVEDPFAVGQQLSIVSAIQAHNSARLTVLGSAELLQNKWFAEKAKLGDKAVTTANREFATKLSAWAFKETGVLKVGKVIHYQDDGASKKLNSSIPESNPTIYRVKSDVHYQVEISEYSNDRLIPFVPAVNDNIQLEFSMLSPFHRLNLSPISQTANSTVFGVAFKTPDQHGIFNFRVNYRRPFVTNIDEKRQVTVRHFAHDEWPRSWQISGAWVWIGGIWVTIAGWLAFVAVWLYSAPSEKSAKKTQ
- a CDS encoding n19m, NADH-ubiquinone oxidoreductase 9.5 kDa subunit — encoded protein: MSGIPPSPRFYQQPLRYLKWASFNKPAYFYSIVVGCAGPILVFTVPSIRRYLGEEPIPKIPLTYPIPKGQRPRPTGFDDE
- a CDS encoding phospholipid-translocating ATPase rsb1; protein product: MNQAEDVEIILGHKRRYKFHSGTLARNSTLFAEMLSERNAAKLSSRARSAGVKIRWMVELTRLPDEQFPAGHLELVELTSTGERADGRSGLVVNENGRIPQANQAFANYESILYAFYNKELAVDDTDMSAALFDCYQLLQISDYLGCTGLISKPIEVALFKHGQDLFRAIQGVPYAWIELAYRIRSELIFRECVVHLVGNWKVFKTKYNMIDRLRDIPSVRGLVENYHHILLEKCKSLELSVLSHYPQVIRLPSEDLPIKRESYGKDILVWMALTFFRHWVSQRLITGKGRDAPDCGYELFFALGNGGDAYMDKSVINQFHTRFPMTKKAMNVLENHLYEFKECIKKVVDDSKVLRSHCQLDVHRFPVKYLTCTEFARDDFPWLKEERETRVMPAKRTYKLGGNEIARSNLETVRKLQRSFSGERQEELEYSEEEEVVVVVEPEYESETGKRMRYE